Proteins from one Bradyrhizobium amphicarpaeae genomic window:
- the hisS gene encoding histidine--tRNA ligase: MAEKPKKPQKLKARLPRGLEDRDPAAIRATREMVEKIRTVYELYGFEPVETPAMEYTDALGKFLPDQDRPNEGVFSFQDDDEQWISLRYDLTAPLARYVGERYGTDALVLPYRSYRVGYVFRNEKPGPGRFRQFMQFDADTVGSATPAADAEICMMAADTMEALGVARGSYVVKVNNRKVLDGVLEAIGLGGEENAARRLIVLRAIDKLDKFSADEVRKLLGPGRWDGGEEGKGDFTKGANLSAAEADVVLAITKPRDDWKEAIAAAETYLAKSEVGQAGVSELEEIAKLVAASGYDADRIKIDPSVVRGLEYYTGPVYEVELLLETKDDKGRPVRFGSVGGGGRYDGLVSRFRGEPVPATGFSIGVSRLQAALTLLGKLDTKPEFGPVVVTVFDRDRVADYQKMVASLRTAGIRAELYLGNPKNMGNQLKYADRRNSPCVIIQGSDEKARGEVQIKDLVEGAKAAAAIASNQEWRESRPAQFSCSEADLVAKVREVLARHDVKWG; the protein is encoded by the coding sequence ATGGCCGAAAAACCCAAAAAGCCGCAGAAACTGAAGGCGCGCCTGCCGCGCGGGCTCGAGGACCGCGATCCTGCCGCGATCCGGGCGACGCGCGAGATGGTCGAGAAGATCCGCACCGTCTACGAGCTCTACGGCTTCGAGCCGGTGGAGACCCCGGCGATGGAATACACCGACGCGCTCGGCAAGTTCCTGCCCGACCAGGACCGCCCCAACGAGGGCGTGTTCTCGTTCCAGGACGACGACGAGCAGTGGATCAGCCTGCGCTACGATTTGACCGCGCCGCTCGCCCGTTACGTCGGCGAGCGTTACGGCACCGACGCGCTGGTCCTGCCCTATCGCAGCTACCGCGTCGGCTACGTCTTCCGCAACGAGAAGCCCGGCCCCGGCCGCTTCCGCCAGTTCATGCAGTTCGACGCCGACACGGTCGGCTCGGCGACGCCGGCGGCGGATGCGGAGATTTGCATGATGGCCGCGGACACGATGGAGGCGCTCGGCGTCGCGCGCGGCTCCTACGTCGTGAAGGTCAACAACCGCAAGGTGCTCGACGGCGTTCTGGAAGCTATCGGACTCGGTGGTGAGGAGAATGCGGCGCGCAGGCTGATCGTGCTGCGCGCGATTGACAAGCTCGACAAGTTTTCCGCTGACGAAGTGCGAAAACTGCTTGGCCCCGGGCGATGGGATGGCGGTGAAGAAGGCAAGGGCGACTTCACGAAGGGCGCCAATCTGAGTGCGGCGGAGGCTGATGTCGTTCTCGCCATCACCAAGCCGCGCGACGATTGGAAAGAGGCCATTGCCGCCGCAGAAACCTATCTCGCCAAGAGCGAGGTCGGTCAGGCCGGCGTGAGCGAGCTGGAAGAAATTGCCAAGCTGGTCGCGGCATCGGGTTACGATGCGGACCGCATCAAGATCGATCCCTCCGTCGTGCGCGGCCTCGAATACTACACCGGCCCCGTCTACGAGGTCGAACTGCTGCTCGAGACCAAGGACGATAAGGGCCGCCCGGTGCGGTTCGGCTCGGTCGGCGGCGGCGGCCGTTATGACGGCCTCGTCTCGCGCTTCCGCGGCGAGCCGGTGCCGGCGACCGGTTTCTCGATCGGCGTGTCGCGGCTGCAGGCGGCACTGACGCTGCTCGGCAAGCTCGACACCAAGCCGGAGTTCGGCCCCGTCGTCGTCACCGTGTTCGACCGCGACCGCGTTGCCGACTATCAGAAGATGGTGGCGTCCCTGCGGACCGCCGGCATCCGCGCCGAGCTCTATCTCGGCAATCCCAAGAACATGGGCAATCAGCTCAAATATGCCGACCGCCGCAACTCGCCTTGCGTCATCATCCAGGGTTCGGATGAAAAGGCGCGCGGCGAGGTGCAGATCAAGGACCTGGTCGAGGGCGCCAAGGCGGCGGCCGCGATCGCCTCCAACCAGGAATGGCGCGAGAGCCGCCCGGCGCAGTTCTCGTGCAGTGAGGCCGATCTGGTTGCGAAAGTGCGCGAGGTCTTGGCCCGCCATGACGTAAAGTGGGGATAG
- a CDS encoding tautomerase family protein translates to MPEITVSMAEGRTDEQKAGMMRDITQALVKNLGVDADAVVIQINEAPLRHKMKGGKTFVERAAAAKK, encoded by the coding sequence ATGCCTGAGATCACTGTCAGCATGGCCGAAGGCCGCACCGACGAGCAGAAGGCCGGCATGATGCGCGATATCACCCAGGCGCTGGTGAAGAATCTCGGCGTCGACGCCGATGCCGTCGTCATCCAAATCAACGAAGCCCCGCTCCGCCACAAGATGAAGGGCGGCAAGACCTTCGTGGAGCGCGCGGCGGCGGCGAAGAAGTAG
- a CDS encoding thioesterase family protein has product MDARDFITIGMSAERTLVVPAERTVGHFVPGMPMVYATPMMILEMEMTSGDAIRAALQPGWVTVGTEVDIRHLAAALVGATVRTTAKVVAVERRVIRFEVEAFEGMRKLGEGRHARGLVNVEMFNKRLGA; this is encoded by the coding sequence ATGGACGCACGCGACTTCATCACGATCGGTATGAGCGCCGAGCGCACGCTGGTGGTCCCGGCGGAGCGCACGGTCGGGCATTTCGTGCCCGGCATGCCGATGGTGTATGCGACGCCGATGATGATCCTGGAAATGGAGATGACGTCGGGCGATGCGATCCGCGCAGCGCTGCAGCCGGGTTGGGTCACCGTCGGCACCGAGGTCGACATCCGCCATCTCGCAGCTGCCCTGGTTGGGGCAACGGTGCGCACCACCGCAAAGGTCGTTGCGGTCGAACGCCGGGTCATCCGGTTCGAGGTCGAGGCGTTCGAGGGCATGCGCAAGCTAGGCGAGGGCCGCCACGCGCGCGGGCTTGTCAATGTTGAGATGTTCAACAAGCGGCTCGGGGCGTAG
- a CDS encoding NAD(P)H-dependent oxidoreductase, with protein MNLYAKLLERQAARRPIRIGLIGAGKFGAMYLHQVLRTPGVHLVAIADLSPSHARENLNRVGWRPEQFAATSLEDALKNGTTFLTDDWEALMKCSGIEVIAECTGNPVAAVEHCLGAFANGKPVINVTVEADAFCGPILAQRARQAGVIYSLAYGDQPALACDLVDWARACGFPVVAAGRGHKWLPHYRESTPETVWDHWGLSAEQAARGGMNPKMFNAFLDGSKPAIESAAIANATGLEAPSQGLAFPPGSVDDIPTLMRPRAEGGILESKGQVEVVSCLTADGKPIPNDIRKGVWVCFEGDSEYIRNCFQEYSVVTDPSGRYMSSYKKWHLIGLELGISVASIALRKEPTGVATTFNADVAATAKKDLRAGDTLDGEGGYTVFGKLTPARTSLAKGYLPLGLAHNVRLTKAVAKDSCITWADVAIDETLPAVRIRRQQDAFYSSQGADRSSSTAL; from the coding sequence GTGAACCTCTACGCGAAACTTCTCGAACGACAGGCCGCGAGGCGCCCCATCAGGATCGGGCTGATCGGGGCGGGCAAGTTCGGTGCGATGTACCTGCATCAGGTTCTGCGCACGCCCGGCGTCCATCTCGTCGCAATTGCAGACCTGTCCCCGTCGCATGCCCGCGAAAACCTGAACCGGGTTGGCTGGCGCCCCGAACAATTCGCCGCGACCTCGCTCGAGGACGCCCTCAAGAATGGTACGACCTTCCTGACCGACGACTGGGAAGCGCTGATGAAGTGCAGCGGCATCGAGGTGATCGCCGAGTGTACCGGAAATCCCGTCGCGGCGGTCGAACACTGCCTTGGCGCCTTTGCCAACGGCAAGCCCGTCATCAACGTGACCGTCGAGGCCGACGCCTTCTGCGGACCGATCCTCGCGCAAAGAGCAAGACAGGCCGGCGTGATCTACAGTCTCGCCTATGGCGATCAGCCGGCCCTCGCCTGCGACCTCGTCGATTGGGCAAGGGCCTGCGGTTTCCCGGTCGTGGCGGCCGGCCGCGGCCACAAATGGCTGCCGCATTATCGGGAGTCGACGCCCGAAACGGTCTGGGACCATTGGGGCCTCTCCGCCGAGCAAGCCGCGCGCGGCGGCATGAACCCAAAGATGTTCAACGCATTTCTCGACGGCTCCAAGCCGGCGATCGAATCCGCCGCGATCGCAAACGCAACCGGGCTGGAGGCGCCCTCGCAAGGCCTCGCATTCCCACCGGGATCGGTCGACGACATCCCGACGCTGATGCGCCCCCGCGCCGAAGGCGGCATCCTGGAATCCAAGGGACAGGTCGAAGTCGTGTCCTGCCTGACGGCGGACGGCAAACCGATCCCCAACGACATCCGCAAGGGCGTCTGGGTCTGCTTCGAAGGCGACAGCGAGTACATCCGCAACTGCTTCCAGGAATACAGCGTCGTCACCGATCCGAGCGGCCGCTACATGAGCTCCTACAAGAAGTGGCATCTCATTGGTCTCGAGCTCGGAATTTCGGTCGCCTCGATCGCACTGCGCAAGGAGCCGACGGGGGTCGCAACGACGTTCAACGCCGATGTTGCCGCGACAGCCAAGAAGGATTTGCGCGCCGGAGATACGCTGGACGGAGAAGGCGGCTACACTGTCTTCGGCAAGCTGACGCCGGCCAGAACCTCGCTTGCAAAGGGCTATTTGCCGCTTGGGCTTGCACACAATGTGCGATTGACAAAGGCGGTAGCAAAGGACTCCTGCATCACCTGGGCCGATGTGGCGATTGACGAAACGCTGCCTGCCGTGCGCATCCGAAGGCAGCAGGATGCGTTCTATTCGTCGCAGGGAGCAGATAGAAGTTCCAGCACGGCGCTTTGA